DNA sequence from the Alkaliphilus metalliredigens QYMF genome:
ACTACTCCAATGGGAAAAATGCATATAGATATGATCTCAAGCGGACAAAAACTTGATACTACTACCATTGAGTTACCAACATCCGTCATGGTTATCACTGAAGATGAACTGACAAATCTGATGATTAGTGGATTTGGTGCTACACAGGATATGCCCGAGGGATCGCAATTACAAGCCATCGTAGATCTTCAGGGTGACTACATGAAAATTACAGAAGGTGAAGTCCTAGAAGGAAATATTAATTTGAAAGTAGAAGAAGGCAGATCATATATAGTGGTAGAAGACATCCAGGAGTTACTGGATATAGAGTTTGAAGGCCTAGAAGGCTTCATGATGATCCAAGACCTAGAGCAATACGGTTATCAGATTCAATGGAATCCTGATAGTCGTACAATAGAAATTTATAACTAAAAGTAAAAAAGATAGAAAACAAAGTGGTAGGGAAGTCTCTGCCACTTTGTTTTTTTTATCACGTTTTTATTATAAATACTTAAAACCGCTGACCTAGGGGATCAACGGTTTTAAGTACACTTGTTTTATTCCATTATACGATAGATAATATCTCTTCTGGGCTATTCACAATATAATCTGGTTCTTTCTGCTTAATGGTTTCCAGCAAATCAAATCCCCAAGAAACTGAAATAATTTTCACACCAACTTTTTTACAAGCAAGAATATCCCTTTCCTCATCACCTACATAAATGATTTCGGAATTACTTAGTTTCTCTTTCTTCATAAAAGCGTTCAGTACCTTATCTTTCCCAAAGATATGCTTGGAGGCAAACACTTCTTTAATGCTATAAATCTGATTTTTTTCCAAAAACTCTCTGATATTGTCCTCAGAATTTGATGAGATAATTGCCAGCTCATATCCTCTGTTCCTCAGTTCATCCAGCACCTCTTTTATCCCCTCAAACAGAGCAATATCCTGTATAGAGCTTTTATATTCATTGTAAAAGTGCGCTGCCCAAAAGGGCAACTTATACATTGGCACACTTAAATGTTTGCATCTTTCTGGAATAGATAATTTCCTTAGGAAATCAAATTCCTCTTTCTTTACTTTTTTGAATCCAAATTTATCCGATAGCTTATTAACTGCATTGATAGCAATATCTAAAGAATCAACTAAGGTTCCATCGAAATCAAAAATAATGTATTTTATCATAATTACCTCCTAAGTTACAGGGATGCTTTATTTGACATTGTTATCTTTAGCTAGTCTTTATTCCCTATTATATCATAATATTTGACTTCTATCTAAAAAAACAAAGAACGCAACCCTACTATTTTATAACAGAAGATTAACTCACAGATTACCGAATTGACTTTATGAAAAAATAGTTCTCAAATCAATAAAACACCCCACAAGTATTTTTGCCTGTGAGGTGCTCTACATTTTAACCATACTTGTCAATGTTGTTTCAATGGTATGATCCTTTAGTTATTCAAAAAGTCTAACGCATATTGGACATATAAAGCAGTCCCAATTTCTAATGCATCCTCATCCATGTTAAACCTTTCATGATGATGGGCATAACAGGCATCCTTTTCTTCATTCCGCATCCCTACAAAAGCCATGACGCCAGGGGCCTTATTTAAGAATAATGCAAAATCCTCACCACCTGTGGTCTTTTCCATTTCTACTACACCATTCTCTCCTAGAATCTTTTCAACTGACCCAGCAGCTATTTTGGCACATGTGGGATCGTTGATTGTAGGAGGTGTCCCCGGGGTATATTTTAATGTGGCTTCTGCTCGATAGCTTGCGGCTGTATTTTTTACGATTCTCTCCATGACACTTGGTAACATATCTCGAATCTTATTTTTAAAACATCTTGTGGTACCAGATAATATGGCTTTATTAGCAATAATATTAAATCTTGTTCCAGCATGAAAGGAACCAATTGATAATACAACTGAATCTAATGGACTAAATTCCCGACTGACAACTGATTGTAAATCCATAACAACAGCAGAGGCAGCTACAACAGCATCTATTGCCTGATGAGGCATTGACCCATGACCAGACTTTCCATTGATTATAATCTCAAAAATATCTGCTGATGCCATTCTAGGTCCCGCTTCGATGGAGATCTTTCCTACCTCTATTCCTGACCAAAGATGTATGGCAAAGCTTCCATCTACATCATCCATAAAATTAGATTCATCAAGCATCTTCCTAGCCCCAGCAGCTACCTCTTCAGCCGGTTGAAATATAAGTTTTACGGTGCCATTAATTTCATGTTTCATCTCATTGAATACTTTGGCCGCCCCAAGCAACATGGCAGTATGTCCGTCATGGCCACAGGCATGCATTTTACCGGGAAACTTCGATTTATAGGGGACGTCATTGGTTTCTTCAATCTCTAAAGCGTCCATGTCAGCCCTAAGAGCTACGATCTTGCCCGCCCCGATCCCTTTAATTGTCGCAACAACCCCTGTACCTGCTACTGAGATATAAGGGATCGAAAGCTTATCTAACTCAGCTTTAACAATTCCTGATGTACGAAATTCCTCCCAGCTTGACTCCGGATTCATATGAAAATCTCTTCTCATTTGGATTACATAGTCATTATACTTTTTTACAACGTCTTTAATCTCCACTAAATCACCTCTGCTAAGTTTAATATCGTTTCATAAACGACTTCGATTCCTCTTCAATATCTTTTCTAATTCTTTCCTCCTTAGTAAACCTCCTCTAATCTCCTTTAATTTTTTATATAAATTTTATAAATATACCAGCAATAATAACTGATGCCACCGTTACAGTTGTAAAGCCACCAACCAACATCCGTGGTAGCATTTGATCCATGAGGAAGTCTCTTTCTTCCTTTGTATTGGCTAAAGCCTTTGTGGCTTCATCAGTCAAAATATAGTTTGGGGGGAATCCATAAAGTCCCGTTAAGGCAATGGCAAAGGCCATTTCCTTCGATACCCCGAGTACCCTTCCCACTATGATAGAAATAATGCCCATACCGATCACCCCTATTATGATGATACCAAATAGTGGGACGGCCATCTTTGCAACCATTTCCGGTGTGGCTCTTGCAAGTCCTGCAAATACGAAGGCCATCAAGGATGTCATTAACCATCCAAAGGATCCAGACAAATTAAGTGGCTTCCTATCTACTATACCCAGTTCAGCTGCAATCACGCCAAATAATAGACAGATCACAAACTTAGAGATAATTTCATTTGTTGCAGTTGCAAACGCTACGGCTGCCCAGGCGACTAATCCCAATCTCATCAAGATTACGTAAGTTGTATTATACTTTTCTGGCACAGGAGGAATGATTCTAAATTTGCTTTTTTGCTCTGGTACCTCCACTGTTTCTACTTTTGGCTCCCATACCATTTCACCACTTCTATATTTGCGGATCAGCGCCGTTCCTTCTTTTTTAAGACATAGAGCTGTAATTGGATATCCAATAAACCCTTGGGCTACATAAACTAATATGGCAAGTACTGATAGGTCGTCTAATCCTTTGGCCGCTGCAGCTTCAGACATCATAATGGAAGCTACAATCCCACCTGTCAATGGCGGTGTCGCTATGACTGCTGCATCCCAGCCAAAAAACAGCCTACCAATCGTCATTACACCAAGTACAACACCAATAATTCCAGCAACCCCTATGGTGATGGTTTTCCATTGGCGGACAAGCTCTTTAACACTCATCATAGTACCCATGTGAGTTATCAATAGGTACATTGCCAGTAACGCACCGGGCATTCCAAGACTAGATATATCTACTATGGTTTGTGGGAAAAATGTCCAAAAACCGATGATAAATAGTACAGCTGTCACAAATACAGATGGTACAAATGCCTTTGTTTTTGTCGATACGATGTCACCAATTGCTAAAGAAATTAAAATAATTGTAAATGCCATGATAATATTCATTTCCAAAGCTAACGACCTCCCCCTTATAATTACACTGCTTATAATAATTTCCATCTCCTTCTTAGTATTCAGTATATTTACATGGGCAGCTCTTTTATGTCATATATCTATTATAGATGTTGACTTTATCTATCATTTATCATCCTAAGCATATTTAAATGGAATCCATGGATCTTAGACTGAAAATAAAGACATGAGAAAGGCACCTATTCTATATCTAGGTACCTTTTCCTTCAACAGATAATGCTTTATTTTTTTATACTAAAAACCATTCAGTACTGTTTCATCAAAGCAATTATATTTTTCACAAATTCCATTTGTTATTTCAAAAGAGGTATTTCCATTAACTGGCAAGTTCAATTCTAAAAGTGCATTTCCGTTTAATACTTAAATTTAGCAATGTTATTTTGCATTTCTTCAGACAATCGCGCTAATGAATCACTGGCATTAGATATTTCTTCCATAGATGCCGTCTGCTCCTCTACGGATGCTGAAGCTTCCTCAGTTCCAGCAGCATTCTCTTGAGATATGGCCGATAGGTTTTCAATAATTCCTATAATTCCATCTTTTTTACCTTCCATTACTCGTCCCGATTCATTGATTGACATTATGATTTCCGTCATTTTTTGAATTGCACTATCAATTCCTTTAAATTTAGTATTTGTCAATTCTACACTTTCTGCCTGAGAATTCACAATTTTTGCGACCGCTTCCATTGTATTAACAGCATTCCCTGTCTTATCTGTTAATTCCTTGATGATAGCGTTGATTTCCTCTGTAAATGAATTAGATTGTTCTGCTAGCTTTCGTATTTCATCTGCTACCACTGCGAATCCCTTACCGGCTTCTCCTGCTCTAGCAGCTTCTATTGCCGCATTTAGTGCCAATAGATTAGTCTGTTCAGCAATACTTTTGATCATTTGACTTGCATTGTCAATCTTTTCTGCACTTTCATTGGTATTTACAATGATTTCATATACTTCTTTGGATGACTTGTTATTCATCTTTGTCTTTTCTATTAGCTCTATTAAGATTTCTAAGCCTTCATCCTTTAGTTTTGTTACTTCATTGGTGGATAGATTTAGGTCCTTAATATATAGTTGATCCTTTTCTATTAATTTCCCTAATTCATTAATGTTTTCTGCTCCTCTTTCTGTATCCTCAGCTTGGCTATTTGCTCCCTTTGCGATCTCTTCTATGGTTCTAGCAACCTCTTCTGCTGCTATTGCTGATTCTGTACTCGTTGATGTTAATTTTTTTGAAGATGTCGATATATATTGTGCATTTTCAGCAATGGTTTGTATAAAAGACCTAAGGTTATGGGTAATATTGCTAAAGGATGTAGATAAAGCACCCAGTTCATCTTTTCTAAGCAACAATTCTTGTGGTAAATCCTTAGTAAAGTCTAACCTTGATATGTTCTCACTATATTCTGTAATGGCTGATATGGGTTTCGTTATAATATTTGATATCATAAATGCTGCTATCCCCATTATAAGTAAAACTAACATTATTAACATCGTAAACATTCTATTGAGATTGGCGATACTACTTAACAATATACTTCTGGGTATTTCCACAACAAGTTTCCAATTTAATGTATTGTCTATTGTTGCAAAGAATAAGTAAACCTCTTCTCCATTTACTATACCCTCGATAATACCCTCTTCATCACTTAACATCTTTTCTTTATCATTTGTTAACTCTCTATATACACCCTCTTCAGCCTCAATAACATTTTCTATCATGGCAACACTTTCATCTCTATGGGCAATAATTAATCCATTTTCATTTATGATCCATCCAAAACCCTTTTCTTCAATATTGATATCTTCGGATATTTCAGCAATTTTGCTCAATGGCAGAGCTGCAGATAGTAATCCCACTTTATTCCCATCATGATCAGTTATCACTTGAGCAATAGAAATAATAATATTGCCTGAAGATAAGGCTAGAAAAGGATCTGAAACAAAGCTATCTGCTCCATTTTGAAATATTTCCTTCATATAAGGACTTTGAGATAAATCTAAAGTAGCATCAGTTGAAGCCCATGCATTTCCATCCGGTTCAACCAGCGCTACAGATTCGTATTCACTGTCATTGGCTATTCTCTTTAGATACTCCTTAGATTCCTCTATGTTCATTTCTTTAAGATAATCGTATTCTGCTATATGCTCTAACTCACTAATTCTAGCATCGATGTATTCCGAAATTGCATCTGAATTGGACTTTACAATTTCATTACTAAGCATTTCAGAAATTTCTACTATAGATTCCTTAGATAAATAAGATACTGCTAATCCTGTAGCTGAAAATAAGATAACACTTATTAAAATAAATACAATGGTTATTTTAAATTTAAGTTTTTTCAATACAAACCCGCCCTTTTTATTTATTAGCATAATAAATAAGCAATCGGTCAAATTTCATAGTAAAAGCAAATAGGATAACAAAATTATTTAAAGTAATATATCCTCTTAATCCTTTGCTATACTTTTACTAATAAAACTGGTAAATCGTTTGAATTATTCAAATATTTAGTACGCTTATAAAATAATACCATTTTAATGTCGGATTTACAATGTTTTTGTCTTTAAAACTCGTTTTATAGAAAGTGTTTATTTGTATGTCATGTTGTTATGGTAGCTGTTAATTAGATTTTAACGACTAGGATTCACTTCCTTATTGAAATAAAGATTAGGCTGACAAGGAAAATAGGATGATTTAAGTGCGGGTCTCACTAATGTCTCAACTATAGAAAGCCAAATCACCAAGAAAAAGTTTAGCATTACGCTATATGAGAGGGAGCTTATTCTTGTAAATGGAAATAAAACAAAAATAATCATTCCCAAAGAGGCTATGGACACCGTTATCCACTTGAGAAATCTATTTTGGTTCATTTTGATCATTTTACCACTCACCAGCTTTCATATACAAAGGATTAATTTATGTTTGGATTCTGATCATGATATAGACCACAAACACATAGATCTATCTACTATCAGTCAAATCATTCTGCATAAACCTACTAAATCCTTTTGGAAAACAGTAGGTTTGACAAAATAAACGATCCGATTCTATGAGGATTGTGGTGGCCTTCGTACCTATTCATGGTGAAAATATAGACATGGCAAAGGCACCTATTTTTAGATAGGTGCCTTTGTCATCAATATATTTTGTTACTTTGTTATTTTGTTAATCCTAGAACCAATCTCTTTAGCTAACTAGCTATAACCATAACTCTTAACAATACCAAAATAAACCTATCTCTTTATATAAAACACCTTTCCCTCCAGGGGCTCTAGCCTGACCCTGGCTTTTCCTTCTATCACTTCGAGGATGTCGTCAGAAATTAATAGGTTTTTAAAAACCCCGTTTCCTAATTGTTCTAGGTTATTCAAATGCAAATCATAGGCCTCTGCGTTGCTTCTATTGAAAAGAACAAAGGCTCGTTCCCCATCCTTTTGTCTCACAAAGGTATACACATCCCGATCTCCATAGGGAGAATACCAATCCCCTTCTACAAAAACCTCATGGTCCCGTCTGATCCTAGTTATTTTTTTATACCACGCCAGAATTTCTTCGTTTTCACTGCCCCATGGATAGGTCCGTCGATTATCGGGATCATTCCCGCCCTCTGCACCGGCTTCATCACCATAATAAATGCAAGGAATCCCCGGGAATGTCATTTGAAACAGGCTTAATAGTTTCAGTCGCTTCACAGCCACTTCCTTTTCATCCGTTATTGAGGAATGATCCCCATAAGCTAATGCTGTCAATGCCCTAGGGACATCGTGACTTCCAATGATATTCATCAAACTATAAAAATAGGGCTTTGGATAATTTTCATAAAGCTTCATTAACCGTGCCTGAAGTGTCACCCCATCACCACGGGTTAAAAAGAAATCTAATAAGGCTTCTCTAAGGGGATAATTCATCACAGAATCTAATTCCTCACCAAACAGAAACTCTCTTTTTTCTCCATGACTTATTTTATTGGTGGCATCCTCCCAAACCTCTCCAATCAATACTGCTTGGGGATCTGTCTCCTTAAGGACTTTCTTCAATACTTTAA
Encoded proteins:
- a CDS encoding methyl-accepting chemotaxis protein is translated as MKKLKFKITIVFILISVILFSATGLAVSYLSKESIVEISEMLSNEIVKSNSDAISEYIDARISELEHIAEYDYLKEMNIEESKEYLKRIANDSEYESVALVEPDGNAWASTDATLDLSQSPYMKEIFQNGADSFVSDPFLALSSGNIIISIAQVITDHDGNKVGLLSAALPLSKIAEISEDINIEEKGFGWIINENGLIIAHRDESVAMIENVIEAEEGVYRELTNDKEKMLSDEEGIIEGIVNGEEVYLFFATIDNTLNWKLVVEIPRSILLSSIANLNRMFTMLIMLVLLIMGIAAFMISNIITKPISAITEYSENISRLDFTKDLPQELLLRKDELGALSTSFSNITHNLRSFIQTIAENAQYISTSSKKLTSTSTESAIAAEEVARTIEEIAKGANSQAEDTERGAENINELGKLIEKDQLYIKDLNLSTNEVTKLKDEGLEILIELIEKTKMNNKSSKEVYEIIVNTNESAEKIDNASQMIKSIAEQTNLLALNAAIEAARAGEAGKGFAVVADEIRKLAEQSNSFTEEINAIIKELTDKTGNAVNTMEAVAKIVNSQAESVELTNTKFKGIDSAIQKMTEIIMSINESGRVMEGKKDGIIGIIENLSAISQENAAGTEEASASVEEQTASMEEISNASDSLARLSEEMQNNIAKFKY
- a CDS encoding M20 family metallopeptidase; this translates as MEIKDVVKKYNDYVIQMRRDFHMNPESSWEEFRTSGIVKAELDKLSIPYISVAGTGVVATIKGIGAGKIVALRADMDALEIEETNDVPYKSKFPGKMHACGHDGHTAMLLGAAKVFNEMKHEINGTVKLIFQPAEEVAAGARKMLDESNFMDDVDGSFAIHLWSGIEVGKISIEAGPRMASADIFEIIINGKSGHGSMPHQAIDAVVAASAVVMDLQSVVSREFSPLDSVVLSIGSFHAGTRFNIIANKAILSGTTRCFKNKIRDMLPSVMERIVKNTAASYRAEATLKYTPGTPPTINDPTCAKIAAGSVEKILGENGVVEMEKTTGGEDFALFLNKAPGVMAFVGMRNEEKDACYAHHHERFNMDEDALEIGTALYVQYALDFLNN
- a CDS encoding HAD-IA family hydrolase, producing the protein MIKYIIFDFDGTLVDSLDIAINAVNKLSDKFGFKKVKKEEFDFLRKLSIPERCKHLSVPMYKLPFWAAHFYNEYKSSIQDIALFEGIKEVLDELRNRGYELAIISSNSEDNIREFLEKNQIYSIKEVFASKHIFGKDKVLNAFMKKEKLSNSEIIYVGDEERDILACKKVGVKIISVSWGFDLLETIKQKEPDYIVNSPEEILSIV